The Asticcacaulis excentricus genome has a segment encoding these proteins:
- a CDS encoding IclR family transcriptional regulator, producing the protein MSEPTYSAPALEKGIEILEFLAGRSGPLSIGEICAGVGRSKAEIYRMILTLEGKGYLRRDIAGRYTMTSRLFDFGMLYPPRQSLIETALPHMRALARDSEQSCHMTVLSREHIVAIARAESESMTAFGVKVGFRAPAATATSGRMIFGFLPLRDQLNWYHTMRGRIDRPVLRAFLDEAREAKRRGYLVRDSAYTLGVVDLAVPIFAARSNHAVAALIVPFMTHVVCHMDKPQVLERLRQTAQAISSELY; encoded by the coding sequence ATGTCCGAACCGACCTACAGCGCGCCTGCCCTTGAAAAGGGCATTGAGATTCTTGAGTTTCTGGCCGGGCGGTCGGGCCCGCTGAGCATCGGTGAGATCTGCGCCGGGGTCGGCCGTTCCAAGGCCGAAATCTACCGCATGATCCTGACTCTGGAGGGCAAGGGGTATCTGCGGCGCGATATAGCCGGTCGCTACACCATGACCAGCCGCCTGTTCGATTTCGGTATGCTGTACCCGCCGCGTCAGAGCCTGATCGAGACGGCCCTGCCGCATATGCGCGCTCTGGCCCGCGACAGCGAACAATCGTGCCACATGACCGTCCTGTCGCGCGAGCATATCGTCGCCATTGCCCGCGCCGAAAGCGAGAGCATGACCGCCTTCGGGGTTAAGGTCGGCTTCCGCGCCCCGGCGGCCACGGCCACGTCCGGGCGCATGATCTTCGGCTTTCTGCCCCTGCGCGATCAGCTCAACTGGTATCACACCATGCGTGGCCGCATCGACCGGCCCGTTCTGCGCGCCTTCCTTGATGAAGCGCGTGAAGCGAAGCGTCGGGGCTATCTGGTGCGCGACAGTGCCTATACGCTGGGTGTTGTCGATCTGGCCGTGCCGATCTTCGCGGCGCGCTCAAACCACGCCGTCGCCGCCCTGATCGTGCCCTTCATGACGCACGTGGTCTGCCATATGGACAAGCCGCAGGTGCTGGAGCGCCTGCGCCAGACGGCACAGGCCATTTCCAGCGAGCTGTATTAA
- a CDS encoding glycoside hydrolase family 95-like protein — protein sequence MGAAWPKGHVTGLKARGGFTVDLHWADMTLERVTIRSAFGEKATLVLGDHRLPLTLKKDQSASFSLRAEGLVKL from the coding sequence GTGGGCGCGGCGTGGCCGAAGGGGCACGTCACGGGCCTGAAGGCGCGTGGTGGCTTTACGGTAGACCTCCACTGGGCCGATATGACGCTTGAGCGAGTGACGATCCGCAGCGCCTTTGGCGAAAAGGCGACGCTGGTGCTGGGGGATCATCGCCTGCCGCTGACCCTGAAAAAGGACCAGTCGGCGAGCTTTAGCCTGCGGGCCGAGGGCCTTGTGAAGCTTTAA
- a CDS encoding MFS transporter produces the protein MTASASPAATGPISRYRWVICALLFIAIGINYIDRQMIGILKPTLQGELQWSETDYANIVFWFQCFYAVGFLTFGRVIDAVGVRIGYAVAFTIWTIASIGHGLIHSVTQFAVARAVLGFGEAGAFPASLKAISEWFPQKERAQAVGIFNAGTAMGPIITPLLVPAITLAFGWRAAFISIGIVTALWLVAWLIMYRRPQEHPKVSAAELAHIQSDDATPTEAAAPTAKISWFKLLTFRQTWAYALGKFLTDPIWWLYLFWLPDFLNKRHGLDLKTFGPPLIAIYILADFGSVFGGWASSKQIKAGRTPNAARKSTMLVCALLVTPIFAAQFVDNLWAAVAIIGLAAASHQAWSANLMTLPSDLFPKQAVASVIGIGGMAGAIGGMLMTTFNGYILEFFKSYQPIFIVAGCAYLVAILVIHTLTPKLEKVPEEKILKA, from the coding sequence ATGACCGCCTCCGCCTCACCGGCCGCGACGGGCCCGATCAGCCGCTATCGCTGGGTGATCTGCGCGCTGTTGTTCATCGCCATCGGCATCAACTATATTGACCGCCAGATGATCGGCATCCTGAAGCCCACCCTTCAGGGCGAGCTTCAGTGGAGCGAAACCGACTATGCCAACATCGTGTTCTGGTTTCAGTGCTTCTATGCCGTAGGCTTTCTGACCTTCGGGCGCGTTATCGACGCGGTGGGCGTGCGCATCGGCTATGCGGTGGCCTTCACCATCTGGACCATCGCCTCGATCGGCCACGGCCTGATCCACAGCGTCACGCAATTCGCTGTGGCTCGCGCCGTACTGGGCTTCGGTGAGGCCGGCGCCTTCCCCGCTTCGCTGAAAGCCATATCGGAATGGTTCCCCCAGAAGGAGCGCGCGCAGGCCGTCGGCATCTTCAACGCCGGCACGGCCATGGGGCCGATCATCACGCCCCTGCTCGTCCCGGCGATTACGCTGGCCTTTGGCTGGCGCGCCGCCTTTATCTCCATCGGCATCGTAACAGCCCTGTGGCTGGTGGCGTGGCTAATCATGTACCGGCGTCCGCAGGAGCACCCCAAGGTGTCGGCTGCCGAGCTGGCGCATATTCAGTCCGACGATGCGACCCCCACCGAAGCCGCCGCGCCTACGGCCAAGATCTCGTGGTTCAAGCTCTTAACCTTCCGTCAGACCTGGGCCTATGCGCTGGGCAAGTTCCTCACCGACCCCATCTGGTGGCTCTATCTGTTCTGGCTGCCCGACTTCCTGAACAAGCGGCATGGCCTTGATCTGAAGACCTTCGGCCCGCCGCTGATCGCCATCTACATTCTCGCCGATTTCGGCTCTGTTTTCGGGGGCTGGGCGTCGTCAAAGCAAATCAAAGCCGGGCGCACCCCCAATGCGGCGCGCAAATCGACCATGCTGGTCTGTGCGCTTCTGGTTACGCCCATTTTCGCGGCGCAGTTCGTCGATAATCTGTGGGCCGCCGTGGCCATTATCGGCCTGGCCGCTGCCTCGCATCAGGCGTGGTCGGCCAATCTGATGACCCTGCCGTCGGACCTCTTCCCCAAGCAGGCGGTGGCCTCGGTCATTGGCATCGGCGGCATGGCCGGGGCCATCGGCGGTATGCTGATGACCACTTTTAACGGTTATATCCTTGAGTTCTTCAAATCGTACCAGCCGATCTTTATCGTCGCGGGCTGTGCCTATCTGGTAGCCATTCTCGTCATCCACACCCTGACGCCTAAGCTCGAAAAGGTCCCCGAAGAGAAGATTTTGAAGGCGTAA